AATTATTATAGTATTGCTGAAATTGACTTTTAATGATATCTGCATAAACAATAAGCTTTCATTCAGAATGAGACAACAGGCTTTGTTCTAGAAAGTTGTCAAGCTTTTCTCCTTCTGCCTTATTAGCAAGCTACTTTTTATACGCACTTTTACAGAGGATATAAATATTACCATTTAGAGTCTCTGTTGATTATACTGGCAGGTAACGCGCCGAATTGAGCCATGAGTATAGTAAACGACTGCACAACATCTTTTAATTAACTAGATGGTTTGATAGCGCGTTAGTTCGCCAGAATCTCGCGTTTGATGATAGCGTCTTTCTTATTCTGCCAAGCTTAGGTAGGCTTTGATAATTAAACGTTTTGGAATGAAACTTAGTAATTGCGTTTTTTACCTAAAACAGAGTGCGCCAGGGTAATACTTCAATCCCCAGTACTACTTCAAACATCATTGTGCTGTTGAGCGTGAAAACTTGTCGATATGGATTTATGGAGGAATAGAGTATTAGCTGCGATCGCCTTGTAATAAAAGAAAGGTAGAGGGCTTTTATATTGAAAACAAGAATTCTTCCCTCTGCCAAAAAGGAATACAAGCCCCTAGTACTCACAAGCAAAAAATAAATCTGCCTTCTACCTCTGTAATTCTGCTTCCATAACTCGCAAAATGTATCGCGTACTGTATCTTTGTTTCTGTATTAAACTTAAATTCAGCAACACTGGCTAAAAAGTACGGTTAGCTTCAAAACTATGGCAGGTAAACTAACTACGCACGTTCTAGATACAGCGCACGGTTGTCCGGCTATTAATATGGTCGTTGAGCTATGGCTGATAGATGCTCAATCTGGACAAAAAACACTACTGAAAACTATCACGACAAACAATGACGGTCGCACTGATGCACCTTTGCTATTTGATGAAGAACTCAAAGTTGGTGTGTATGAATTAGTTTTCGTCGTGCATGATTATTTTGCACAAAAGTTAGATAATTTGCCTAATCCGCCTTTTCTTAATCGTATCCCGCTGCAGTTTGGTATTGCTGACACTACAGTACATTATCACGTTCCTTTATTAGTGTCTCCCTGGTCATACAGTACCTATCGCGGTAGCTAGTATCACTTTGTTGTGGTTGTCCAACGGTAAATGAACGCAATTTATAAAAAATAAACGTTGGTAAGAAGTAAGTATCTATTACTGGTCAAAATAAAAATATTAATTATCAATCGGTTGGCTTATACCTTCAGTTAGCCCTTTTAACAGGCACTTGCGCGATACAGTTTTACAAAAGAGTAGTGAGTTTTGTTATTTTAAATACAAAAAACTAGATAAACATAGTTATACCTTATGTCATGTACTGTCATTGCAGTATACAGAATACATTGATGTCTTAACGTGTTAGGTAGTAATTATTATTTAGCTACTAAAAATTCTACATCTTAGACAAAAATATCAATAGTATCTTCCATACTCGCGTTTACAGCTTTAAAAACTCATAAATTTACAACGCTCGAAAATGTTAATTATGAGCTTAAGTTCACAAATCCAATTTAAGTTGGAATAATGTTTGCCACAGTATAAATAATTACTATCACTTAGCGCACTAGAATAAAACTTGACTATTGATTTTGTTTTAATACAGTCTTAATTTAAAATGACAAACATTAAAATCACCTCTGAAGAACGTGTTGATGTCAAGCCAGCGAGTGGGTTAATTTATGGTTTAAACGACAGACCTCCATTTGTAGAAGCTGCGCTAGCAGCAGCACAGCACGTACTAGCGATATTTGTCGGTATCATTACACCACCACTTTTGATTAGTAATGCGTTGCAGTTATCGCCAGTAGATACAGCATACATTGTGAGTATGTCACTGTTTATCTCAGGCGTTGCAACGTTTATTCAGGCAAAAAAAATAGGACCAATTGGTTCAGGTTTATTAAGTATTCAAGGAACAAGCTTTTCGTTTTTAGGACCCATCATTGCAGCAGGAACCGCAGTCATTGAAGCTGGGGGTACGCCTGAAAGTGCGTTAAGTCTCATCTTCGGTTTATGCTTCTTTGGTTCATTTATCGAAATTTTCTTGAGTCGTTTTCTGCATTTGGTAAGGAAGATTATTACCCCGCTGGTTACAGGTACAATCGTCAGCATCATTGGCTTGACGCTGATTAAAACAGCCATCATTAGTATCGGTGGAGGAGTTGTTGCGCAGCGAAATAATACTTTCGGTAGTCCTCAAAGTTTAGGAGTTGCAGCGTTAGTCCTCATCACAATTATTGTCCTCAATATCAGCAAAAATCCAATCTTGCGGATGAGTTCTGTTGTGATAGGACTAATTATCGGCTACGTTGTGGCTAGTTTTTTGGGAATGGTCAACTTTAGTGGTTTGCAAGGACTACCTGTGATTGCAGCGCCTATTCCATTTCGGTACGGACTGAGTTTCAACTTTGCCGCATTTATTCCGTTTATTCTGCTTTATCTGATCACAACGATTGAATCAATTGGCGATTTGACAGCAACATCAGCAGTATCAGGTGAACCGATTAAAGGTAGCGTTTATATTCGGAGAATCAAAGGTGGAGTGTTAGGAGATGGCATTAATTCTTTAATTGCTGCTGTCTTTAATACATTTCCAAATACGACATTTAGTCAAAATAACGGCGTAATTCAAATCACTGGGGTTGGTAGCCGTTATATCGGTTATTTTATTGCGGTTATTCTTGCCTTATTAGGTTTATTTCCTATTGTTGGCGGCATTTTCCGCAGCCTACCGCAGTCTGTTCTCGGTGGCGCTACACTCATTATGTTTGGCTCGATTGTTGTCGCTGGTATTAATATTCTTTCGTCAGTTCAACTTGATCGCCGTGCGTTAATCGTTGTCGGAACATCGCTGGCAATTGGGTTAGGTGTGACGTATGTTCCTGAAATCCTTGATGCAACGCCAACACTCGTGAAAAGTCTTTTTTCTTCAGGAATCTCAGCCGGTGGACTAACAGCAATTGTTTTAAACTGGATACTTCCACAAGAACTGAGCGAAAGTAGCCTAGAAGAAGACGAGATGAGTTCTGAGGACTTAGCTTCCGAAGCTTAGGACAAAATTGCTAAAGAAATTACGAGAACCCATTATCAGCGGAGGCAAACACAATGTATAACCTCAAGGTTGTGGTTATCGGTGCAGGAATCGGCGGTTTAACCACAGGAATCTCGCTACGTCAAGCCGGATTCGAGGTAGAAATTTATGATCGCGTCAAAGAATTACGCCCAGCAGGTGCGGGAATATCGCTGTGGTCAAACGGTGTAAAAGTCCTCAATTGCCTTGGTTTAGGTGAGAAAATGGCGCAAATCGGCGGACAGATGGATCGAATGCAGTATCTGACTAAAACTGGTGAATTACTCAATGATATCGATTTGCAGCCCTTGGTTGAAGAAGTCGGACAACGTCCTTATCCTGTAGCGCGCACAGATTTGCAACAAATGCTACTCGATGCTTATCCAGGTGAGGTCAACCTCAATCATAAATGTATTGGGGTAGAAGAGGATGCGCAAGGAGTCACCGCCATTTTTGAAAATGGACACCGTGCTATAGGTGATTTACTCGTTGCTGCTGATGGAATTCATTCAATTTTGCGGCGCTATGTGTTAAATGAAGAAGTGCAACCAAAATACGGCACTTATGTTAACTGGAACGGCTTAGTACCTGCGAGTGAAGATTTAGCACCAAAGAATAGTTGGGCGATTTATGTAGGAGATCACAAGCGCGTGTCGATGATGCCAGTAGCACGCGATCGCTTCTATTTCTTTTTTGACGTACCCCTACCTAAAGGAACACCTGTCAACCCAGATTACCGTGCAGATCTCGCGGAACACTTTCAAGGATGGGCGCAACCAGTCCAATTGCTGATTGAGCGTTTAGAGCCGTCTCAAACCAACCGTGTTGAAATTCACGACGTAGGACCTATAAATAAAATGGTACGCGGTAGAGTGGCTTTATTAGGAGATTCTGCCCACGCAACCTGTCCCGATTTGGGGCAAGGTGGTTGTCAAGCAATGGAAGATGGACTTGTTTTAACGCAATATCTACTCACAACTAATTTGGGCGTAGAATACGCCTTGCAGCGTTATGAAGCCGAACGCAAAGAGCGAACAGGTGCTGTTGTTCAAAAGGCACGCCGACGAGCAGAAATGATTCATGGTGTCGATCCAGACATTACGCAGAAGTGGTATCGACAACTCGCCCAAGAAGATCCCACCGATGTCACAAGCGCGATTTCTAAAGTTATTTTGGCAGGACCATTACATTAGTATCTTGCCTGAGTGCGAGTCGCGAATGACTTCGTCACTAGAAGAACCCTATCTACAGAGAGTGTGCAGAGGCATCCTTTGTATGAGTAGCCGCGACTTCAGTCACAAGGGCATCTACGAGGCATTCTATACAATTTTTGCAGATTCGGTAACAGATCTTATATTACTGTTATCTGGTTGCGAACGAGAGTAATAGAAAATCCCTAAACCTAGTAAACCAGCTATGATAGCAATCAACAGTATTAGTTTGAGATTGACGCTAGGTCTACTAACTGAAGTTGACATGACAGCTGCGTTACTCTCACTATGTTGAATAGACTGCGGCGACTCTTGCTGCGGTGAAAAATTCGCAGATATCAATCCTGGCGTGCTTACAGTTGCAGTATTCAACTGGGGCGATGGTGCCATTGACGATTTTTCAGCAGACTGCGCTCCTTCGAGCATCATTTCCGCAAGCACTCCATATGCATCCGCCCATGCTTGCTTAACTTCTGGTGTCCAGTCCTTGCCTAAGTACGATTCAAAAGTTTTCAACAATGCTGCACCCACCATTGGATAGTGTTGCTGTAGTGTGCCATAGCTGACGTGTCTTGCACCTAGGTTTTGCAGCGTTATTTTCAAAAGTTCAGGATTACGCAGATTGCTAACGACTAATATTAAAGACATGATCAGCTTTTGATGCTGCTGATCCATATCAGTTTTGGCAAATAAAGGCTGAAGTTGAGGATAGTCGGTTAGCAAATTATTGTAAAAGCTAGCAGCAAACTCATTAGCATAAGGTTTAACACGCTCAAAACTTTGTTCTAGAACTTCAACCTGAAGCGCCATATTTGATTACCAGAGTTATGTAATGTTTAAAAAATCAATATGTTCTTAATCACACAACTTGGTTAAATCTGAATTTCCTTTATTTCTAGATACCAAGCTGCATATTTTATTAATACCTTGAAGCTAGCTTGATAACATCCTAAATTTTACGGATAAATTGCTAGGAAGTTCCTACAACTCAATAGCAAAACGATACCCCACGCATTCTGTTACGACGAAAGTAGGGCAAGGTAGCGCTAGAGACAAACAACAAAGAGTATTTTCTGTTGAGCGACTAGCAATCAATGATAATTATGTAAAAGCTTCTACATCGCTTTATGTAATGTGTACGAAGATCGTGTCAAAGTTCAAAATGTTTTCAAATGCATGTTTTTGATTAAGCGACTGCTGCAACGGCTTCTTGCCCGTGTCGGCGGAGTAACTCCATTAATTCGTCGCGGTAATCGTGGAAAATTGAGTGACGTTTTACTGTATGGGTGCGATGCGGTAAGTTGATGACCATCTCTTTGCGCACAGTACCAGGGCGCGCACCTAACGCATAAATGCGGTTCGAGAGAA
This sequence is a window from Chroogloeocystis siderophila 5.2 s.c.1. Protein-coding genes within it:
- the uraH gene encoding hydroxyisourate hydrolase, which codes for MAGKLTTHVLDTAHGCPAINMVVELWLIDAQSGQKTLLKTITTNNDGRTDAPLLFDEELKVGVYELVFVVHDYFAQKLDNLPNPPFLNRIPLQFGIADTTVHYHVPLLVSPWSYSTYRGS
- a CDS encoding uracil-xanthine permease family protein, translating into MTNIKITSEERVDVKPASGLIYGLNDRPPFVEAALAAAQHVLAIFVGIITPPLLISNALQLSPVDTAYIVSMSLFISGVATFIQAKKIGPIGSGLLSIQGTSFSFLGPIIAAGTAVIEAGGTPESALSLIFGLCFFGSFIEIFLSRFLHLVRKIITPLVTGTIVSIIGLTLIKTAIISIGGGVVAQRNNTFGSPQSLGVAALVLITIIVLNISKNPILRMSSVVIGLIIGYVVASFLGMVNFSGLQGLPVIAAPIPFRYGLSFNFAAFIPFILLYLITTIESIGDLTATSAVSGEPIKGSVYIRRIKGGVLGDGINSLIAAVFNTFPNTTFSQNNGVIQITGVGSRYIGYFIAVILALLGLFPIVGGIFRSLPQSVLGGATLIMFGSIVVAGINILSSVQLDRRALIVVGTSLAIGLGVTYVPEILDATPTLVKSLFSSGISAGGLTAIVLNWILPQELSESSLEEDEMSSEDLASEA
- the hpxO gene encoding FAD-dependent urate hydroxylase HpxO; its protein translation is MYNLKVVVIGAGIGGLTTGISLRQAGFEVEIYDRVKELRPAGAGISLWSNGVKVLNCLGLGEKMAQIGGQMDRMQYLTKTGELLNDIDLQPLVEEVGQRPYPVARTDLQQMLLDAYPGEVNLNHKCIGVEEDAQGVTAIFENGHRAIGDLLVAADGIHSILRRYVLNEEVQPKYGTYVNWNGLVPASEDLAPKNSWAIYVGDHKRVSMMPVARDRFYFFFDVPLPKGTPVNPDYRADLAEHFQGWAQPVQLLIERLEPSQTNRVEIHDVGPINKMVRGRVALLGDSAHATCPDLGQGGCQAMEDGLVLTQYLLTTNLGVEYALQRYEAERKERTGAVVQKARRRAEMIHGVDPDITQKWYRQLAQEDPTDVTSAISKVILAGPLH
- a CDS encoding globin family protein, whose protein sequence is MALQVEVLEQSFERVKPYANEFAASFYNNLLTDYPQLQPLFAKTDMDQQHQKLIMSLILVVSNLRNPELLKITLQNLGARHVSYGTLQQHYPMVGAALLKTFESYLGKDWTPEVKQAWADAYGVLAEMMLEGAQSAEKSSMAPSPQLNTATVSTPGLISANFSPQQESPQSIQHSESNAAVMSTSVSRPSVNLKLILLIAIIAGLLGLGIFYYSRSQPDNSNIRSVTESAKIV